In Candidatus Methylomirabilota bacterium, one DNA window encodes the following:
- a CDS encoding DUF3313 domain-containing protein — MRAVLALAVVILVFVTGCATRDKRVAVKKEEPVLCAFLGDACELLKPAAQSEAGLRYVNPKVNFTRYNKVMVDVVGFFGSDVAKVPPRDQQALIDLFHKTLTEQLAKRYQIVDQPGPGVARVQVTLLDAEAATARARSISVVIAQKRVPAAGASLVTGRYPFAGGAQAVAKLTDSVSGQLLGAAVDRRAGGGAVQRAGQWQWGDAENAIKAWSEIMVGGLYSYTSGARKP; from the coding sequence ATGAGAGCTGTTCTCGCACTGGCGGTAGTGATCCTCGTGTTCGTGACCGGCTGCGCCACCAGAGACAAACGGGTGGCGGTGAAAAAAGAGGAGCCGGTCCTGTGCGCGTTCCTGGGCGACGCCTGCGAGCTCCTCAAACCGGCCGCGCAGAGCGAGGCGGGACTGCGCTACGTGAACCCCAAAGTCAACTTCACCAGGTACAACAAGGTAATGGTCGACGTGGTCGGCTTCTTCGGCTCTGATGTGGCGAAGGTCCCGCCCAGGGACCAGCAGGCGCTCATCGACCTCTTCCACAAGACACTCACCGAGCAGTTGGCAAAACGGTACCAGATCGTGGACCAGCCCGGCCCAGGGGTCGCTCGAGTCCAGGTGACACTCCTGGACGCCGAGGCGGCGACGGCGCGGGCACGGTCGATCTCTGTGGTGATCGCGCAGAAGCGGGTACCGGCCGCCGGTGCTTCCCTCGTGACCGGGAGGTATCCGTTCGCCGGCGGGGCCCAGGCGGTCGCGAAGCTCACGGACTCGGTGAGCGGCCAGCTCCTCGGCGCCGCGGTGGATCGGCGCGCAGGGGGAGGAGCGGTCCAGAGGGCCGGCCAGTGGCAGTGGGGGGACGCCGAGAACGCGATCAAGGCGTGGTCCGAGATCATGGTCGGCGGGCTGTACTCCTATACCTCCGGCGCGAGGAAGCCCTAG
- a CDS encoding NYN domain-containing protein, with protein MKVCIFFDGQNFYRSLLRFDESLRVDYDRLALWITQQVGGPVGTFGGAYYYVGLSQDAPPLVEGFLKGLELRPGYFVKREPRVRRSGRCFTCGTEYEYTTEKRVDTRLVADLIHYAANDAYDAAVLVSGDDDFVPAVEAVNALGKQVWVATWSAEELSKDLRVRCFGQLHLSEGIAAFRAERARIAVARPLRPPAVPVLDRTLAELQRAEARLPHVGRGYFVMRWRSHLLPPAGPEREALVQQLIDAGLAEEFEVTDPEGRSVRAIRTRAIRAPEGVSAAG; from the coding sequence ATGAAGGTGTGCATTTTCTTTGACGGGCAGAACTTCTATCGGTCACTGCTCCGTTTCGACGAATCTCTTCGCGTCGACTACGATCGTCTCGCCCTCTGGATCACACAGCAAGTGGGTGGCCCGGTCGGAACCTTCGGGGGCGCCTACTACTACGTCGGCCTGTCCCAGGACGCCCCGCCCCTCGTCGAAGGCTTCCTCAAGGGCCTCGAGCTGCGACCAGGCTACTTCGTCAAGCGTGAGCCGCGCGTCCGCCGCTCCGGCCGGTGCTTCACCTGCGGAACGGAGTACGAGTACACGACGGAGAAGCGGGTCGATACGCGCCTGGTGGCCGACCTGATCCACTATGCGGCCAACGACGCCTACGACGCCGCGGTGCTCGTGTCGGGCGACGACGATTTCGTGCCGGCGGTGGAGGCGGTGAACGCGCTGGGCAAGCAGGTCTGGGTGGCGACGTGGTCGGCCGAGGAGCTCTCCAAGGACCTGCGCGTGCGCTGCTTCGGTCAGCTCCACCTGAGCGAGGGCATCGCGGCGTTCCGGGCGGAGCGCGCCCGCATCGCCGTGGCCCGCCCGCTCCGGCCCCCGGCCGTGCCCGTCCTCGACCGGACGCTGGCCGAGCTGCAGCGCGCCGAGGCCAGGCTGCCCCACGTGGGCCGGGGATACTTCGTCATGCGCTGGCGCTCGCATCTGCTGCCGCCCGCGGGCCCGGAGCGCGAGGCGCTCGTCCAGCAGCTCATCGACGCGGGGCTGGCCGAAGAGTTCGAGGTCACCGACCCCGAAGGGCGTTCCGTTCGCGCGATTCGCACCCGGGCGATCAGGGCTCCAGAAGGCGTTTCAGCAGCCGGTTGA
- a CDS encoding glycosyltransferase, whose amino-acid sequence MARVLVLTASYGSGHNAAARSLATAFRRAGASAIVVDHFRDLVHPLFARATRALYHWALRRCPSLWGAAYALGDRLTSDSPLTFGATRLGAAKLAALLAREAPDAVVSVHATPAVVLASLADRGFAVPAHTTVVTDFVAHSQWIARNVDRYCVAADEVKHEFIARGIPPERIVVTGVPVRPEFEDPIDPAEARAAFGLSSRLPVVLAMAGAQGSLGRLPDVVDVLAQLRLPLQALVIAGLDRRLETELRVRTAGSPIRTLGYVTDIRRLMAAADVLVTKAGGMTLAEALAAEVPLVVFGSLPGQEQRNERFASRCGVALVARSRDELRQAVERALAEPALLERLRRQTRRLRRPDASRRVVRAVLERREIAP is encoded by the coding sequence ATGGCGCGCGTGCTCGTCCTCACCGCGAGCTACGGTTCGGGGCACAACGCCGCCGCCCGCAGCCTCGCCACCGCGTTTCGCCGGGCCGGCGCCTCCGCGATCGTGGTGGACCACTTCCGTGATCTCGTCCACCCGCTCTTCGCGCGCGCGACGCGAGCACTGTATCACTGGGCGCTGCGCCGCTGCCCCAGCCTGTGGGGAGCGGCCTACGCGCTCGGCGACCGGCTGACCAGCGACTCGCCCCTGACGTTCGGCGCCACCCGCCTGGGGGCGGCCAAGCTGGCCGCGCTGCTCGCGCGCGAGGCCCCGGACGCCGTCGTCAGCGTCCACGCCACCCCCGCCGTGGTGCTGGCGAGCCTCGCCGACCGGGGCTTCGCGGTGCCGGCTCACACGACGGTCGTGACGGACTTCGTCGCCCACAGCCAGTGGATCGCCCGGAACGTGGACCGTTACTGCGTGGCCGCCGACGAGGTGAAGCACGAGTTCATCGCCCGGGGCATCCCTCCGGAGCGGATCGTCGTGACCGGCGTCCCCGTGCGCCCGGAGTTCGAGGATCCCATCGACCCTGCCGAGGCCCGCGCCGCCTTCGGCCTGTCCTCGCGGCTGCCGGTGGTGCTCGCCATGGCGGGGGCCCAGGGCTCGCTCGGTCGGCTCCCCGACGTCGTGGACGTCCTCGCCCAGCTCCGCTTGCCCCTTCAGGCCCTGGTCATCGCCGGGCTCGACCGGCGCCTGGAGACCGAGCTGCGCGTCCGCACCGCAGGCAGCCCGATCCGGACGCTGGGCTACGTGACCGACATCCGACGGCTCATGGCGGCGGCCGACGTGCTGGTCACGAAGGCCGGCGGCATGACCCTGGCCGAGGCTCTGGCCGCCGAGGTGCCGCTGGTCGTCTTCGGCTCCCTGCCGGGGCAAGAGCAGCGCAACGAGCGGTTCGCCTCGCGGTGCGGCGTCGCGCTGGTCGCCCGCTCGCGCGACGAGCTCCGACAAGCCGTCGAGCGGGCCCTGGCCGAGCCCGCCCTGCTGGAGCGCTTGCGTCGCCAGACGCGCCGGCTGCGGCGGCCGGACGCGAGCCGCCGGGTGGTCAGGGCCGTGCTGGAACGGCGGGAGATCGCCCCGTGA
- a CDS encoding polysaccharide deacetylase family protein: protein MSAGLTAAGVAVGAWLAYAWLPHLATPACVWRGPRDRRRVALSFDDGPDPAWTPRVLALLARLGVRGTFFLVGARAARAAEVVRDTAAAGHEIANHSWSHSSLWLRGPRATGEEIGRAHELLGDLSGRAPRLFRPPWGMVNAAMYPALRRCNERCVFWSIQGEGLRPRSPSAQAAHVRERAHAGAIVDLHDAEGLPGAPARLLAALAVMVDELRGAGYELVTVSELLMDLEGGIACPPPTLPHSREL from the coding sequence GTGAGCGCCGGGCTCACGGCGGCGGGTGTGGCCGTCGGCGCCTGGCTGGCCTACGCCTGGCTGCCCCACCTGGCGACGCCGGCCTGCGTCTGGCGCGGACCGCGGGACCGCCGCCGCGTCGCCCTGAGCTTCGACGACGGCCCCGATCCGGCCTGGACGCCGCGCGTCCTGGCCCTCCTCGCCCGACTGGGCGTCCGCGGGACGTTCTTTCTCGTCGGCGCGCGGGCGGCCCGGGCGGCCGAGGTGGTGCGGGACACGGCGGCGGCCGGCCACGAGATCGCCAACCACAGCTGGTCGCACTCGAGCCTCTGGCTGCGGGGGCCGCGGGCGACGGGCGAGGAGATCGGTCGGGCCCACGAGCTGCTCGGCGATCTCAGCGGGCGCGCGCCCCGGCTCTTCCGGCCGCCGTGGGGCATGGTCAATGCGGCGATGTACCCCGCCCTGCGCCGGTGCAACGAGCGCTGCGTGTTCTGGTCGATCCAGGGCGAAGGCCTCCGTCCCCGCAGCCCTTCGGCCCAGGCGGCCCACGTGCGCGAGCGGGCCCATGCCGGCGCCATCGTCGATCTCCACGACGCCGAAGGGCTGCCCGGAGCGCCGGCGCGGCTGTTGGCCGCGCTTGCTGTCATGGTCGACGAGCTGCGGGGGGCGGGCTACGAGCTGGTGACGGTCAGCGAGCTTCTTATGGACTTGGAGGGGGGCATAGCATGCCCCCCTCCAACCCTCCCCCACTCACGTGAGCTGTGA